The Cherax quadricarinatus isolate ZL_2023a chromosome 66, ASM3850222v1, whole genome shotgun sequence genome window below encodes:
- the LOC138854659 gene encoding dentin sialophosphoprotein-like isoform X1 produces the protein MNFKIYLFLLILKGIYDGAFRGHPRGRGLQGHIDGGGHPRGLQGYIAGGHPRGRGLQGDIDGGGHPRGLQGYIAGGHPRGRGLQGDIDGGGHPRGLQGYIAGGHSRGLQGAAAGGHSRGLQGAAAGGHSRGLQGAAAEDLSRGLQGAAAEDLSRGLQGAAAGDLSRGLQGAAAGGVPRGQPGTVVRDEYHYDTMVQGADHRPYQYQSSSLEVLERWDQLLQDSAMDELSDDSDWDELSDDSDWDELSDDSDWDELSDDSDWDELSDDLGWDELSDDSDWDELSDDSDWDELSDDSDWDELVLDDSDWDELVLDDSDWDELVLDDSDWDELVLDDSDWDDELSDDSDWDELSDDSDWDELVLDDSDWDDELSDDSDWDELSDDSDWDELVLDDSDWDDELSDDSDSDDELSDSDDERLGDSDWDDELSDDSDWDELVLDDSDWDELVLDDSDWDELSDDSDWDELVLDDSDWDELVLDDSDWDDELSDDSDSDDELSDSDDERLGDSDWDDELSDDSDWDDELSDDSDSDDELSGDSDSNDELSGDSDSDDELSDDSDSNDELSGDSDSDDELSDDSDSDDELSDDSDSNDEFSGDSDSDDELSDDSDSDDELSDDSDTDDELSDDSDSDDELSDDSDSDDELSDDSDSDDELSGDSDSDDELSGDSDSDDELSGDSDSDDELSDDSDSDDELSGDSDSDDELSGDSDSDDELSGDSDSDELSGDSDSDDELSGDSDSDDELSGDSDSDDELSGDSDSDDDSSDDDSSDELSESLSYDKESLNKIENTIQQCESRTGILRKVENDLFECRREGHVQKVRNAELHADLVDLKFLVKELQDETQLASNQLYEMDQKYSTLNAAHSAALDKHEVCIGHVKKCRHHLVNTLQGTLKKENLRFHMDQLNEDYKRNAELHADLVDLKFLVKELQEETQLASNQLYEMDQKYSTLNAAHSAALDKHEVCIGHVKKCRHHLVNTLQGTLKKENLRFHMDQFNEDYKRNAELHADLVDLKFLVKELQEETQLASNQLYEMDQKYSTLNAAHSAALDKHEVCIGHVKKCRHHLVNTLQGTLKKENLPPNMDQLNDDYKKLKLDTDKSIRVIQLEIDDLTSHLKNVEYKYVQAGIEVKILKAQNEELRKEIRGSYWPVQYPVMGILYVLAAIKIL, from the exons ATGAATTTTAAGATATATTTGTTTTTGTTAATTTTAAAAGGCATCTATGATGGTGCTTTCAGAG GTCACCCTCGTGGTCGTGGCCTCCAGGGTCATATTGACGGAGGAGGTCACCCTCGTGGCCTTCAAGGTTATATTGCTGGAGGTCACCCTCGTGGTCGTGGCCTCCAGGGTGATATTGACGGAGGAGGTCACCCTCGTGGCCTTCAAGGTTATATTGCTGGAGGTCACCCTCGTGGTCGTGGCCTCCAGGGTGATATTGACGGAGGTGGTCACCCTCGTGGCCTTCAAGGTTATATTGCTGGAGGTCACTCTCGTGGACTCCagggtgctgctgctggaggtcaCTCTCGTGGACTCCagggtgctgctgctggaggtcaCTCTCGTGGACTCCAGGGTGCTGCTGCTGAAGATCTATCTCGTGGACTCCAGGGTGCTGCTGCTGAAGATCTATCTCGTGGACTCCAGGGTGCTGCTGCTGGAGATCTCTCTCGTGGACTCCagggtgctgctgctggaggtgtcCCTCGTGGTCAGCCTGGTACTGTGGTAAGGGATGAATATCATTATGATACCATGGTTCAAGGTGCAGACCACCGTCCGTATCAGTACCAGAGTAGCAGCTTAGAAGTCCTAGAACGGTGGGACCAGCTGTTACAAGATTCAGCCATGGACGAGCTATCAGATGATTCAGACTGGGACGAGCTGTCAGATGATTCAGACTGGGACGAGCTGTCAGATGATTCAGACTGGGACGAGCTATCAGATGATTCAGACTGGGACGAGCTATCAGATGATCTAGGCTGGGACGAGCTATCAGATGATTCAGACTGGGACGAGCTATCAGATGATTCAGACTGGGACGAGCTATCAGATGATTCAGACTGGGACGAGCTAGTATTAGATGATTCAGACTGGGACGAGCTAGTATTAGATGATTCAGACTGGGACGAGCTAGTATTAGATGATTCAGACTGGGATGAGCTAGTATTAGATGATTCAGACTGGGATGATGAGCTATCAGATGATTCAGACTGGGACGAGCTATCAGATGATTCAGACTGGGATGAGCTAGTATTAGATGATTCAGACTGGGATGATGAGCTATCAGATGATTCAGACTGGGACGAGCTATCAGATGATTCAGACTGGGATGAGCTAGTATTAGATGATTCAGACTGGGATGATGAGCTATCAGATGATTCAGACAGCGATGATGAGCTATCAGACAGCGATGATGAGCGATTAGGTGATTCAGACTGGGATGATGAGCTATCAGATGATTCAGACTGGGACGAGCTAGTATTAGATGATTCAGACTGGGACGAGCTAGTATTAGATGATTCAGACTGGGACGAGCTATCAGATGATTCAGACTGGGACGAGCTAGTATTAGATGATTCAGACTGGGATGAGCTAGTATTAGATGATTCAGACTGGGATGATGAGCTATCAGATGATTCAGACAGCGATGATGAGCTATCAGACAGCGATGATGAGCGATTAGGTGATTCAGACTGGGATGATGAGCTATCAGATGATTCAGACTGGGATGATGAGCTATCAGATGATTCAGACAGcgatgatgagctctcaggtgATTCAGACAgcaatgatgagctctcaggtgATTCAGACAGCGATGATGAGCTCTCAGATGATTCAGACAgcaatgatgagctctcaggtgATTCAGACAGCGATGATGAGCTATCAGATGATTCAGACAGCGATGATGAGCTCTCAGATGATTCAGACAGCAATGATGAGTTCTCAGGTGATTCAGACAGCGATGATGAGCTATCAGATGATTCAGACAGCGATGATGAGCTCTCAGATGATTCAGACACCGACGATGAGCTCTCAGATGATTCAGACAGCGATGATGAGCTCTCAGATGATTCAGACAGCGATGATGAGCTCTCAGATGATTCAGACAGcgatgatgagctctcaggtgATTCAGACAGcgatgatgagctctcaggtgATTCAGACAGcgatgatgagctctcaggtgATTCAGACAGCGATGATGAGCTCTCAGATGATTCAGACAGcgatgatgagctctcaggtgATTCAGACAGCGATGATGAGCTTTCAGGTGATTCAGACAGCGATGATGAGCTTTCAGGTGATTCAGACAGCGATGAGCTCTCAGGTGATTCAGACAGcgatgatgagctctcaggtgATTCAGACAGCGATGATGAGCTTTCAGGTGATTCAGACAGCGATGATGAGCTTTCAGGTGATTCAGACAGCGATGATGACTCATCGGACGACGATTCATCTGATGAGTTATCGGAGTCTCTCTCGTACGATAAGGAAAGCTTGAACAAAATTGAAAATACCATACAACAGTGTGAAAGCCGCACCGGAATTCTGAGGAAGGTGGAAAATGATCTATTCGAGTGCAGACGAGAGGGACATGTGCAGAAAGTGAGGAATGCCGAGTTGCATGCTGATCTGGTGGACCTCAAGTTCCTCGTTAAAGAACTGCAAGATGAGACTCAGTTGGCTAGCAACCAACTGTACGAGATGGATCAGAAATACAGTACCCTCAATGCTGCCCACTCTGCTGCTCTGGATAAACACGAAGTGTGTATCGGCCATGTAAAAAAATGTCGACATCACCTGGTGAACACTCTTCAAGGGACCCTGAAGAAGGAAAATTTACGATTCCATATGGATCAACTTAACGAGGACTACAAGAGGAATGCTGAGTTGCATGCTGATCTGGTGGACCTCAAGTTCCTCGTTAAAGAACTGCAAGAAGAGACTCAGCTGGCTAGCAACCAACTGTACGAGATGGATCAGAAATACAGTACCCTCAATGCTGCCCACTCTGCTGCTCTGGATAAACACGAAGTGTGTATCGGCCATGTAAAAAAATGTCGACATCACCTGGTGAACACTCTTCAAGGGACCCTGAAGAAGGAAAATTTACGATTCCATATGGATCAATTTAACGAGGACTACAAGAGGAATGCTGAGTTGCATGCTGATCTGGTGGACCTCAAGTTCCTCGTTAAAGAACTGCAAGAAGAGACTCAGCTGGCTAGCAACCAACTGTACGAGATGGATCAGAAATACAGTACCCTCAATGCTGCCCACTCTGCTGCTCTGGATAAACACGAAGTGTGTATCGGCCATGTAAAAAAATGTCGACATCACCTGGTGAACACTCTTCAGGGGACCCTGAAGAAGGAAAATTTACCACCCAATATGGATCAACTTAATGACGACTACAAGAAACTTAAGCTAGACACCGACAAATCTATCAGAGTCATCCAACTAGAGATAGACGACCTCACATCCCACCTCAAAAACGTAGAGTATAAATACGTTCAGGCTGGGATAGAAGTGAAAATTCTTAAAGCTCAGAATGAGGAGCTAAGGAAAGAGATCCGCGGTAGTTACTGGCCGGTCCAATACCCAGTAATGGGTATCCTGTACGTCTTGGCAGCCATTAAAATTTTGTAG
- the LOC138854659 gene encoding uncharacterized protein isoform X3, which translates to MNFKIYLFLLILKGIYDGAFRGHPRGRGLQGHIDGGGHPRGLQGYIAGGHPRGRGLQGDIDGGGHPRGLQGYIAGGHPRGRGLQGDIDGGGHPRGLQGYIAGGHSRGLQGAAAGGHSRGLQGAAAGGHSRGLQGAAAEDLSRGLQGAAAEDLSRGLQGAAAGDLSRGLQGAAAGGVPRGQPGTVVRDEYHYDTMVQGADHRPYQYQSSSLEVLERWDQLLQDSAMDELSDDSDWDELSDDSDWDELSDDSDWDELSDDSDWDELSDDLGWDELSDDSDWDELSDDSDWDELSDDSDWDELVLDDSDWDELVLDDSDWDELLSDDSDWDELVLDDSDWDDELSDDSDSDDELSDSDDERLGDSDWDDELSDDSDWDELVLDDSDWDELVLDDSDWDELSDDSDWDELVLDDSDWDELVLDDSDWDDELSDDSDSDDELSDSDDERLGDSDWDDELSDDSDWDDELSDDSDSDDELSGDSDSNDELSGDSDSDDELSDDSDSNDELSGDSDSDDELSDDSDSDDELSDDSDSNDEFSGDSDSDDELSDDSDSDDELSDDSDTDDELSDDSDSDDELSDDSDSDDELSDDSDSDDELSGDSDSDDELSGDSDSDDELSGDSDSDDELSDDSDSDDELSGDSDSDDELSGDSDSDDELSGDSDSDELSGDSDSDDELSGDSDSDDELSGDSDSDDELSGDSDSDDDSSDDDSSDELSESLSYDKESLNKIENTIQQCESRTGILRKVENDLFECRREGHVQKVRNAELHADLVDLKFLVKELQDETQLASNQLYEMDQKYSTLNAAHSAALDKHEVCIGHVKKCRHHLVNTLQGTLKKENLRFHMDQLNEDYKRNAELHADLVDLKFLVKELQEETQLASNQLYEMDQKYSTLNAAHSAALDKHEVCIGHVKKCRHHLVNTLQGTLKKENLRFHMDQFNEDYKRNAELHADLVDLKFLVKELQEETQLASNQLYEMDQKYSTLNAAHSAALDKHEVCIGHVKKCRHHLVNTLQGTLKKENLPPNMDQLNDDYKKLKLDTDKSIRVIQLEIDDLTSHLKNVEYKYVQAGIEVKILKAQNEELRKEIRGSYWPVQYPVMGILYVLAAIKIL; encoded by the exons ATGAATTTTAAGATATATTTGTTTTTGTTAATTTTAAAAGGCATCTATGATGGTGCTTTCAGAG GTCACCCTCGTGGTCGTGGCCTCCAGGGTCATATTGACGGAGGAGGTCACCCTCGTGGCCTTCAAGGTTATATTGCTGGAGGTCACCCTCGTGGTCGTGGCCTCCAGGGTGATATTGACGGAGGAGGTCACCCTCGTGGCCTTCAAGGTTATATTGCTGGAGGTCACCCTCGTGGTCGTGGCCTCCAGGGTGATATTGACGGAGGTGGTCACCCTCGTGGCCTTCAAGGTTATATTGCTGGAGGTCACTCTCGTGGACTCCagggtgctgctgctggaggtcaCTCTCGTGGACTCCagggtgctgctgctggaggtcaCTCTCGTGGACTCCAGGGTGCTGCTGCTGAAGATCTATCTCGTGGACTCCAGGGTGCTGCTGCTGAAGATCTATCTCGTGGACTCCAGGGTGCTGCTGCTGGAGATCTCTCTCGTGGACTCCagggtgctgctgctggaggtgtcCCTCGTGGTCAGCCTGGTACTGTGGTAAGGGATGAATATCATTATGATACCATGGTTCAAGGTGCAGACCACCGTCCGTATCAGTACCAGAGTAGCAGCTTAGAAGTCCTAGAACGGTGGGACCAGCTGTTACAAGATTCAGCCATGGACGAGCTATCAGATGATTCAGACTGGGACGAGCTGTCAGATGATTCAGACTGGGACGAGCTGTCAGATGATTCAGACTGGGACGAGCTATCAGATGATTCAGACTGGGACGAGCTATCAGATGATCTAGGCTGGGACGAGCTATCAGATGATTCAGACTGGGACGAGCTATCAGATGATTCAGACTGGGACGAGCTATCAGATGATTCAGACTGGGACGAGCTAGTATTAGATGATTCAGACTGGGACGAGCTAGTATTAGATGATTCAGACTGGGACGAGCTA CTATCAGATGATTCAGACTGGGATGAGCTAGTATTAGATGATTCAGACTGGGATGATGAGCTATCAGATGATTCAGACAGCGATGATGAGCTATCAGACAGCGATGATGAGCGATTAGGTGATTCAGACTGGGATGATGAGCTATCAGATGATTCAGACTGGGACGAGCTAGTATTAGATGATTCAGACTGGGACGAGCTAGTATTAGATGATTCAGACTGGGACGAGCTATCAGATGATTCAGACTGGGACGAGCTAGTATTAGATGATTCAGACTGGGATGAGCTAGTATTAGATGATTCAGACTGGGATGATGAGCTATCAGATGATTCAGACAGCGATGATGAGCTATCAGACAGCGATGATGAGCGATTAGGTGATTCAGACTGGGATGATGAGCTATCAGATGATTCAGACTGGGATGATGAGCTATCAGATGATTCAGACAGcgatgatgagctctcaggtgATTCAGACAgcaatgatgagctctcaggtgATTCAGACAGCGATGATGAGCTCTCAGATGATTCAGACAgcaatgatgagctctcaggtgATTCAGACAGCGATGATGAGCTATCAGATGATTCAGACAGCGATGATGAGCTCTCAGATGATTCAGACAGCAATGATGAGTTCTCAGGTGATTCAGACAGCGATGATGAGCTATCAGATGATTCAGACAGCGATGATGAGCTCTCAGATGATTCAGACACCGACGATGAGCTCTCAGATGATTCAGACAGCGATGATGAGCTCTCAGATGATTCAGACAGCGATGATGAGCTCTCAGATGATTCAGACAGcgatgatgagctctcaggtgATTCAGACAGcgatgatgagctctcaggtgATTCAGACAGcgatgatgagctctcaggtgATTCAGACAGCGATGATGAGCTCTCAGATGATTCAGACAGcgatgatgagctctcaggtgATTCAGACAGCGATGATGAGCTTTCAGGTGATTCAGACAGCGATGATGAGCTTTCAGGTGATTCAGACAGCGATGAGCTCTCAGGTGATTCAGACAGcgatgatgagctctcaggtgATTCAGACAGCGATGATGAGCTTTCAGGTGATTCAGACAGCGATGATGAGCTTTCAGGTGATTCAGACAGCGATGATGACTCATCGGACGACGATTCATCTGATGAGTTATCGGAGTCTCTCTCGTACGATAAGGAAAGCTTGAACAAAATTGAAAATACCATACAACAGTGTGAAAGCCGCACCGGAATTCTGAGGAAGGTGGAAAATGATCTATTCGAGTGCAGACGAGAGGGACATGTGCAGAAAGTGAGGAATGCCGAGTTGCATGCTGATCTGGTGGACCTCAAGTTCCTCGTTAAAGAACTGCAAGATGAGACTCAGTTGGCTAGCAACCAACTGTACGAGATGGATCAGAAATACAGTACCCTCAATGCTGCCCACTCTGCTGCTCTGGATAAACACGAAGTGTGTATCGGCCATGTAAAAAAATGTCGACATCACCTGGTGAACACTCTTCAAGGGACCCTGAAGAAGGAAAATTTACGATTCCATATGGATCAACTTAACGAGGACTACAAGAGGAATGCTGAGTTGCATGCTGATCTGGTGGACCTCAAGTTCCTCGTTAAAGAACTGCAAGAAGAGACTCAGCTGGCTAGCAACCAACTGTACGAGATGGATCAGAAATACAGTACCCTCAATGCTGCCCACTCTGCTGCTCTGGATAAACACGAAGTGTGTATCGGCCATGTAAAAAAATGTCGACATCACCTGGTGAACACTCTTCAAGGGACCCTGAAGAAGGAAAATTTACGATTCCATATGGATCAATTTAACGAGGACTACAAGAGGAATGCTGAGTTGCATGCTGATCTGGTGGACCTCAAGTTCCTCGTTAAAGAACTGCAAGAAGAGACTCAGCTGGCTAGCAACCAACTGTACGAGATGGATCAGAAATACAGTACCCTCAATGCTGCCCACTCTGCTGCTCTGGATAAACACGAAGTGTGTATCGGCCATGTAAAAAAATGTCGACATCACCTGGTGAACACTCTTCAGGGGACCCTGAAGAAGGAAAATTTACCACCCAATATGGATCAACTTAATGACGACTACAAGAAACTTAAGCTAGACACCGACAAATCTATCAGAGTCATCCAACTAGAGATAGACGACCTCACATCCCACCTCAAAAACGTAGAGTATAAATACGTTCAGGCTGGGATAGAAGTGAAAATTCTTAAAGCTCAGAATGAGGAGCTAAGGAAAGAGATCCGCGGTAGTTACTGGCCGGTCCAATACCCAGTAATGGGTATCCTGTACGTCTTGGCAGCCATTAAAATTTTGTAG
- the LOC138854659 gene encoding uncharacterized protein isoform X4: MNFKIYLFLLILKGIYDGAFRGHPRGRGLQGHIDGGGHPRGLQGYIAGGHPRGRGLQGDIDGGGHPRGLQGYIAGGHPRGRGLQGDIDGGGHPRGLQGYIAGGHSRGLQGAAAGGHSRGLQGAAAGGHSRGLQGAAAEDLSRGLQGAAAEDLSRGLQGAAAGDLSRGLQGAAAGGVPRGQPGTVVRDEYHYDTMVQGADHRPYQYQSSSLEVLERWDQLLQDSAMDELSDDSDWDELSDDSDWDELSDDSDWDELSDDSDWDELSDDLGWDELSDDSDWDELSDDSDWDELSDDSDWDELLSDDSDWDELVLDDSDWDDELSDDSDSDDELSDSDDERLGDSDWDDELSDDSDWDELVLDDSDWDELVLDDSDWDELSDDSDWDELVLDDSDWDELVLDDSDWDDELSDDSDSDDELSDSDDERLGDSDWDDELSDDSDWDDELSDDSDSDDELSGDSDSNDELSGDSDSDDELSDDSDSNDELSGDSDSDDELSDDSDSDDELSDDSDSNDEFSGDSDSDDELSDDSDSDDELSDDSDTDDELSDDSDSDDELSDDSDSDDELSDDSDSDDELSGDSDSDDELSGDSDSDDELSGDSDSDDELSDDSDSDDELSGDSDSDDELSGDSDSDDELSGDSDSDELSGDSDSDDELSGDSDSDDELSGDSDSDDELSGDSDSDDDSSDDDSSDELSESLSYDKESLNKIENTIQQCESRTGILRKVENDLFECRREGHVQKVRNAELHADLVDLKFLVKELQDETQLASNQLYEMDQKYSTLNAAHSAALDKHEVCIGHVKKCRHHLVNTLQGTLKKENLRFHMDQLNEDYKRNAELHADLVDLKFLVKELQEETQLASNQLYEMDQKYSTLNAAHSAALDKHEVCIGHVKKCRHHLVNTLQGTLKKENLRFHMDQFNEDYKRNAELHADLVDLKFLVKELQEETQLASNQLYEMDQKYSTLNAAHSAALDKHEVCIGHVKKCRHHLVNTLQGTLKKENLPPNMDQLNDDYKKLKLDTDKSIRVIQLEIDDLTSHLKNVEYKYVQAGIEVKILKAQNEELRKEIRGSYWPVQYPVMGILYVLAAIKIL, translated from the exons ATGAATTTTAAGATATATTTGTTTTTGTTAATTTTAAAAGGCATCTATGATGGTGCTTTCAGAG GTCACCCTCGTGGTCGTGGCCTCCAGGGTCATATTGACGGAGGAGGTCACCCTCGTGGCCTTCAAGGTTATATTGCTGGAGGTCACCCTCGTGGTCGTGGCCTCCAGGGTGATATTGACGGAGGAGGTCACCCTCGTGGCCTTCAAGGTTATATTGCTGGAGGTCACCCTCGTGGTCGTGGCCTCCAGGGTGATATTGACGGAGGTGGTCACCCTCGTGGCCTTCAAGGTTATATTGCTGGAGGTCACTCTCGTGGACTCCagggtgctgctgctggaggtcaCTCTCGTGGACTCCagggtgctgctgctggaggtcaCTCTCGTGGACTCCAGGGTGCTGCTGCTGAAGATCTATCTCGTGGACTCCAGGGTGCTGCTGCTGAAGATCTATCTCGTGGACTCCAGGGTGCTGCTGCTGGAGATCTCTCTCGTGGACTCCagggtgctgctgctggaggtgtcCCTCGTGGTCAGCCTGGTACTGTGGTAAGGGATGAATATCATTATGATACCATGGTTCAAGGTGCAGACCACCGTCCGTATCAGTACCAGAGTAGCAGCTTAGAAGTCCTAGAACGGTGGGACCAGCTGTTACAAGATTCAGCCATGGACGAGCTATCAGATGATTCAGACTGGGACGAGCTGTCAGATGATTCAGACTGGGACGAGCTGTCAGATGATTCAGACTGGGACGAGCTATCAGATGATTCAGACTGGGACGAGCTATCAGATGATCTAGGCTGGGACGAGCTATCAGATGATTCAGACTGGGACGAGCTATCAGATGATTCAGACTGGGACGAGCTATCAGATGATTCAGACTGGGACGAGCTA CTATCAGATGATTCAGACTGGGATGAGCTAGTATTAGATGATTCAGACTGGGATGATGAGCTATCAGATGATTCAGACAGCGATGATGAGCTATCAGACAGCGATGATGAGCGATTAGGTGATTCAGACTGGGATGATGAGCTATCAGATGATTCAGACTGGGACGAGCTAGTATTAGATGATTCAGACTGGGACGAGCTAGTATTAGATGATTCAGACTGGGACGAGCTATCAGATGATTCAGACTGGGACGAGCTAGTATTAGATGATTCAGACTGGGATGAGCTAGTATTAGATGATTCAGACTGGGATGATGAGCTATCAGATGATTCAGACAGCGATGATGAGCTATCAGACAGCGATGATGAGCGATTAGGTGATTCAGACTGGGATGATGAGCTATCAGATGATTCAGACTGGGATGATGAGCTATCAGATGATTCAGACAGcgatgatgagctctcaggtgATTCAGACAgcaatgatgagctctcaggtgATTCAGACAGCGATGATGAGCTCTCAGATGATTCAGACAgcaatgatgagctctcaggtgATTCAGACAGCGATGATGAGCTATCAGATGATTCAGACAGCGATGATGAGCTCTCAGATGATTCAGACAGCAATGATGAGTTCTCAGGTGATTCAGACAGCGATGATGAGCTATCAGATGATTCAGACAGCGATGATGAGCTCTCAGATGATTCAGACACCGACGATGAGCTCTCAGATGATTCAGACAGCGATGATGAGCTCTCAGATGATTCAGACAGCGATGATGAGCTCTCAGATGATTCAGACAGcgatgatgagctctcaggtgATTCAGACAGcgatgatgagctctcaggtgATTCAGACAGcgatgatgagctctcaggtgATTCAGACAGCGATGATGAGCTCTCAGATGATTCAGACAGcgatgatgagctctcaggtgATTCAGACAGCGATGATGAGCTTTCAGGTGATTCAGACAGCGATGATGAGCTTTCAGGTGATTCAGACAGCGATGAGCTCTCAGGTGATTCAGACAGcgatgatgagctctcaggtgATTCAGACAGCGATGATGAGCTTTCAGGTGATTCAGACAGCGATGATGAGCTTTCAGGTGATTCAGACAGCGATGATGACTCATCGGACGACGATTCATCTGATGAGTTATCGGAGTCTCTCTCGTACGATAAGGAAAGCTTGAACAAAATTGAAAATACCATACAACAGTGTGAAAGCCGCACCGGAATTCTGAGGAAGGTGGAAAATGATCTATTCGAGTGCAGACGAGAGGGACATGTGCAGAAAGTGAGGAATGCCGAGTTGCATGCTGATCTGGTGGACCTCAAGTTCCTCGTTAAAGAACTGCAAGATGAGACTCAGTTGGCTAGCAACCAACTGTACGAGATGGATCAGAAATACAGTACCCTCAATGCTGCCCACTCTGCTGCTCTGGATAAACACGAAGTGTGTATCGGCCATGTAAAAAAATGTCGACATCACCTGGTGAACACTCTTCAAGGGACCCTGAAGAAGGAAAATTTACGATTCCATATGGATCAACTTAACGAGGACTACAAGAGGAATGCTGAGTTGCATGCTGATCTGGTGGACCTCAAGTTCCTCGTTAAAGAACTGCAAGAAGAGACTCAGCTGGCTAGCAACCAACTGTACGAGATGGATCAGAAATACAGTACCCTCAATGCTGCCCACTCTGCTGCTCTGGATAAACACGAAGTGTGTATCGGCCATGTAAAAAAATGTCGACATCACCTGGTGAACACTCTTCAAGGGACCCTGAAGAAGGAAAATTTACGATTCCATATGGATCAATTTAACGAGGACTACAAGAGGAATGCTGAGTTGCATGCTGATCTGGTGGACCTCAAGTTCCTCGTTAAAGAACTGCAAGAAGAGACTCAGCTGGCTAGCAACCAACTGTACGAGATGGATCAGAAATACAGTACCCTCAATGCTGCCCACTCTGCTGCTCTGGATAAACACGAAGTGTGTATCGGCCATGTAAAAAAATGTCGACATCACCTGGTGAACACTCTTCAGGGGACCCTGAAGAAGGAAAATTTACCACCCAATATGGATCAACTTAATGACGACTACAAGAAACTTAAGCTAGACACCGACAAATCTATCAGAGTCATCCAACTAGAGATAGACGACCTCACATCCCACCTCAAAAACGTAGAGTATAAATACGTTCAGGCTGGGATAGAAGTGAAAATTCTTAAAGCTCAGAATGAGGAGCTAAGGAAAGAGATCCGCGGTAGTTACTGGCCGGTCCAATACCCAGTAATGGGTATCCTGTACGTCTTGGCAGCCATTAAAATTTTGTAG